A region of Bacteroidia bacterium DNA encodes the following proteins:
- a CDS encoding nucleoside deaminase, with amino-acid sequence MYQQEFMDRAIQLGIAGMNRNEGGPFGAVVVQNNVIVGEGNNQVILLNDPTAHAEVVAIRNACKSLGVYQLTDCIIYSSCEPCPMCLGSIYWARPLKVFFGCTREDAADVGFDDNFIYEELKVQHQYRKIPFLNQGRKSALSAFQIWKNKIDKQQY; translated from the coding sequence ATGTACCAACAAGAATTTATGGATAGAGCTATCCAATTGGGGATAGCGGGGATGAACCGTAATGAAGGAGGGCCTTTTGGAGCAGTTGTTGTGCAAAATAATGTAATTGTAGGAGAAGGAAATAATCAGGTTATTTTGCTCAATGATCCAACAGCTCACGCCGAAGTAGTTGCGATTCGAAATGCCTGTAAAAGTCTGGGAGTCTATCAGTTAACAGATTGTATCATCTATTCTTCCTGTGAGCCGTGCCCAATGTGTCTCGGCTCTATCTATTGGGCACGGCCGCTAAAAGTATTTTTTGGCTGCACACGTGAAGATGCTGCTGACGTTGGCTTTGATGATAACTTTATCTATGAAGAGCTCAAAGTTCAGCACCAGTATCGAAAAATCCCATTTTTAAATCAAGGTAGAAAATCTGCCCTCAGTGCTTTCCAAATCTGGAAAAACAAAATAGACAAACAGCAATATTAG
- a CDS encoding DUF4011 domain-containing protein — MQLIENYFQQLKLRLTDISQRNRSLKLLRLSPLRDFDLESISLLNNQTCFGMIDKLIKNQSVVLIKQVDPQLHDIIAGDIRLNRIHRTLHTIYEESGTYDLKLGFPFVFGKLLDNTIVRSPLLFLPARLVKSSDTRSRWILERNNTEEIHLNPIFFRAYEKINQHLFPDDFWEIDFSESDHLQAVILQLYEIINQYNISIKIDSQLFTDKIQRFSDWTQEYAATLPLGVLTAIPEVVLGIFPQADAAIVQDYTTLSSTYAGKIPDFSNIASSLEPILAVWPGILPQDSSQEEVLQRLRQGVSVAVNGPPGSGKSQMIVNALTEFLAFGKTVLVVSQKRSALDVVLRRLQEIGIAPFALCIHDYQNDRSAVYKQLTFQIAQIRQYETEVKTLEQVNWESNFLISCQKQQNRFDFHENIYSELLKVQPCGLRLFDLYCTHPKPENPIPLPKTLQTSTWAEWQNVYQTISRLSEFWEILTQNSFWKNRKNIHNQLITDITHNIQESVDLACARESLPVISPEITKLTQTQAQSFLKYAEFIDPAFRNKLTTYIRSDNLDIVNQAFENIPTLEAIQNKLNQVVLLPLENVPKIIEFLNHLDVLDDLQDSIFKILKSSWHTSTGFVNQFLQRFNLGQHQLAELRQEALIVRECAPKLAVLKRNPLLQDWPEIPKKHLWEKQLSDFKNYKIFWLWLLSWEHETQLFAQPDSNWWENTFKQAKSALDSSHINQKIQSLLEPFLANISQKPLYSSTELKEALVFLGQHSETLQLADSWYARLNKPEQAFIQWFIQNPECLPTEKYLKQIEQTLVFIWVQDAEIKKPFLREASTTIWENLSHEVFQEDNNLRFFALELLRHHLKQRILTQLKYNQRNNLLTFRDLNHQITKKSKIWPIRKLFQHFWESEIQYLAPCVLASPETVSAIFEMKPHLFDLVIFDEASQCLVERAIPTFLRGKQVLVAGDEQQLPPYDLYQTKIETFDEDSELTDDNVITSESLLQFAHSSLETVPLRGHYRSLFPELIMFSNQHFYDGLLETIPLAKPEKAYEPVISYIKIEGSWENLQNKLEAVEVLNQLQSALTQYPNDSIGIITFNFMQQELILNELENHLTKIGDAVARERIFHLLNQGISEEKLFIKNIENVQGDERDIIILSTGYAPDKNKKLRFLFGSLSRAGGEKRLNVAITRARKKLILVTSLSESHFASYAGNMPGVQLLGKFLGYAQQISLSLNYSQNRDNHSIRNNLIDPIITFLIKSLLAKNVPVAQQVGVATQQVDLALMHPKFPNHYVLGIWVDGSFLFSRKNSYDRILFQPAVFQYRKWKLLFISARSFWLNPESVVQKIIHQWEANLQHED, encoded by the coding sequence GTGCAACTTATTGAGAATTATTTTCAGCAATTAAAGCTCCGCTTAACGGATATAAGCCAAAGAAACCGTTCACTCAAGCTGCTTAGGCTTTCCCCACTTCGTGATTTCGACTTAGAATCAATCAGCCTCCTAAACAACCAAACTTGTTTTGGAATGATTGATAAACTAATTAAAAACCAATCAGTTGTACTTATAAAGCAAGTTGATCCGCAACTTCATGATATTATTGCCGGAGATATTCGCCTAAACCGGATTCATCGAACGCTACACACTATTTACGAAGAATCCGGCACCTATGACTTAAAATTAGGATTTCCTTTTGTTTTTGGGAAACTATTAGATAACACCATTGTTCGCAGCCCGTTATTATTTTTGCCAGCTCGTTTGGTCAAATCTTCGGATACACGAAGCCGCTGGATTTTAGAACGTAACAACACAGAAGAGATTCATCTAAACCCGATTTTTTTTCGCGCTTATGAAAAAATCAATCAGCATCTATTTCCAGATGATTTTTGGGAAATAGATTTTTCAGAAAGCGACCATTTACAAGCCGTAATTTTACAACTTTATGAAATCATTAACCAATATAATATTTCCATAAAGATTGATTCTCAGCTATTTACAGATAAAATACAGCGATTTAGTGATTGGACACAGGAATATGCTGCTACCTTACCTCTTGGTGTATTAACGGCTATTCCTGAGGTTGTTTTGGGGATTTTTCCGCAGGCTGATGCCGCCATCGTGCAAGACTATACCACTCTTTCCAGCACTTATGCCGGAAAAATACCGGATTTTTCTAACATAGCTTCATCATTAGAACCTATATTAGCGGTATGGCCGGGCATTTTACCGCAGGATTCAAGCCAAGAAGAAGTCTTGCAAAGACTGCGGCAAGGGGTATCCGTTGCTGTAAACGGCCCTCCGGGAAGCGGAAAATCACAGATGATTGTCAATGCCTTAACGGAATTTTTAGCTTTTGGGAAAACAGTATTAGTAGTATCCCAAAAACGCTCTGCATTAGACGTTGTGCTGCGCCGCCTACAAGAAATCGGAATTGCACCGTTTGCTTTGTGTATCCACGATTATCAAAATGATAGATCAGCCGTCTATAAACAGTTGACTTTCCAAATCGCCCAAATTCGACAATATGAAACCGAAGTAAAAACCCTCGAACAAGTTAATTGGGAATCCAACTTCTTGATAAGCTGCCAGAAACAGCAAAATCGCTTTGATTTCCATGAAAATATTTACTCAGAATTATTGAAGGTTCAGCCATGCGGCTTACGCTTGTTCGACCTATATTGCACACATCCAAAACCGGAAAACCCCATTCCACTACCTAAAACACTACAAACAAGTACTTGGGCAGAATGGCAAAATGTATATCAAACAATCAGTAGATTATCTGAATTTTGGGAAATTTTAACCCAAAATAGCTTCTGGAAAAATAGAAAAAATATTCATAATCAACTAATTACGGATATTACACATAATATTCAGGAAAGTGTTGATTTGGCTTGCGCACGGGAAAGTTTGCCTGTAATTTCCCCCGAAATAACAAAACTCACCCAAACGCAAGCACAATCTTTTTTGAAATACGCTGAATTTATAGACCCTGCGTTTCGCAATAAACTTACAACTTATATTCGTTCTGATAATTTAGATATTGTTAATCAAGCATTTGAAAATATTCCTACCCTTGAAGCTATTCAAAACAAACTCAATCAAGTAGTTTTACTGCCGCTTGAAAACGTTCCTAAGATTATTGAATTTTTGAATCACTTGGATGTTTTGGATGACCTGCAGGATTCTATATTCAAGATTCTTAAAAGCTCTTGGCATACTTCTACCGGTTTTGTAAACCAATTTTTACAACGATTTAATCTGGGTCAGCATCAATTAGCAGAACTCCGGCAAGAAGCACTTATCGTTCGAGAATGTGCCCCTAAATTAGCTGTTTTAAAACGAAATCCACTACTTCAAGACTGGCCTGAAATACCTAAAAAACATCTTTGGGAAAAACAACTCTCTGATTTCAAGAACTATAAGATATTTTGGCTATGGTTACTTAGCTGGGAACACGAGACCCAATTATTTGCCCAACCGGATTCAAATTGGTGGGAAAATACATTTAAGCAGGCAAAATCTGCCTTAGATTCATCCCACATAAATCAAAAAATCCAGTCCCTTTTAGAGCCTTTTTTAGCTAATATTTCTCAAAAACCTCTTTATTCAAGCACAGAACTTAAAGAAGCGTTAGTATTTCTGGGGCAGCATAGCGAAACTTTACAACTTGCAGATAGCTGGTATGCTCGTTTAAATAAACCGGAACAGGCTTTTATTCAGTGGTTTATACAAAACCCTGAGTGCTTACCAACGGAAAAATACTTGAAACAAATAGAGCAAACCTTAGTATTTATTTGGGTTCAAGATGCAGAAATTAAGAAACCCTTTTTGCGAGAAGCCAGTACCACTATTTGGGAAAATCTTTCCCATGAAGTTTTTCAAGAAGATAATAATCTACGTTTTTTTGCCTTAGAACTGCTTCGGCACCATTTAAAGCAAAGAATTTTAACTCAACTAAAATACAATCAGCGGAATAACTTACTAACGTTCAGGGACTTAAATCATCAAATTACGAAGAAGTCAAAAATCTGGCCGATACGGAAGCTGTTTCAGCATTTTTGGGAGTCAGAAATTCAATATTTAGCTCCCTGTGTGTTGGCTTCTCCGGAAACGGTTTCAGCCATTTTTGAGATGAAACCGCATCTATTTGATTTAGTGATATTTGACGAAGCTTCGCAATGTTTGGTAGAGCGAGCTATTCCCACATTTTTACGTGGAAAACAGGTACTCGTTGCCGGAGACGAGCAGCAGCTACCACCTTATGATTTGTATCAAACCAAAATAGAAACCTTTGATGAAGACTCAGAACTTACTGATGATAACGTAATTACATCAGAATCGTTATTGCAATTTGCGCATAGTAGCTTAGAAACAGTGCCTTTACGCGGGCATTATCGTTCACTATTTCCAGAGCTAATTATGTTTTCTAACCAGCATTTTTATGACGGTCTGTTAGAAACCATTCCCTTGGCTAAGCCGGAAAAAGCCTATGAACCGGTAATTTCCTATATTAAGATTGAAGGTTCTTGGGAAAATCTACAAAATAAGTTAGAAGCCGTAGAGGTGCTCAACCAGCTACAATCAGCTTTAACCCAGTATCCTAATGATTCAATAGGAATAATTACGTTCAATTTTATGCAGCAAGAGCTTATTCTGAATGAGTTAGAGAATCATCTTACAAAAATTGGGGATGCTGTGGCGCGGGAACGGATATTTCATCTGCTTAACCAAGGAATTTCAGAAGAAAAATTATTTATCAAAAATATAGAAAACGTTCAGGGAGACGAGCGGGATATAATCATACTTTCAACGGGATATGCACCGGATAAAAACAAGAAGTTGCGTTTTTTATTTGGAAGCCTTAGTAGAGCCGGCGGTGAAAAACGGCTGAATGTTGCCATTACCAGAGCGCGAAAAAAACTCATTTTGGTAACTTCTCTATCTGAAAGTCATTTTGCAAGCTATGCCGGAAATATGCCCGGAGTCCAATTACTGGGAAAGTTTTTGGGCTATGCCCAACAAATTAGTCTATCCTTAAACTATTCTCAAAATCGTGATAATCATAGTATTAGGAATAATTTAATAGACCCAATTATCACCTTCTTAATAAAGTCTTTGCTGGCAAAAAACGTTCCGGTAGCACAGCAGGTTGGCGTAGCAACCCAACAAGTAGATTTAGCATTAATGCACCCCAAATTTCCAAATCATTATGTTTTAGGGATATGGGTGGACGGCTCTTTTCTCTTTAGTAGAAAAAATTCTTACGACAGAATACTATTTCAACCTGCTGTTTTTCAGTACCGTAAATGGAAATTGTTATTTATTTCCGCCAGATCTTTTTGGCTCAATCCGGAATCGGTAGTTCAAAAAATCATTCATCAATGGGAAGCTAATCTACAGCATGAAGATTAA
- a CDS encoding tetratricopeptide repeat protein: MLRLHIWILLGCISISCITYAQKSRKNKSANQSVKESSASNSGKFNALFFDAVLKYQQQKLPESAQLFREALKVNPKSAVSCYHLAKIYQEQQNLTEALGYAKKAIDLDPKQYWYHQTAAEIYGALFKYSEGAKLLEKSVQLFPDQLNIRFLLAEFYLRLEKYDLALDQFDAIEKQVGFFEELFAQRIAIYQIANQTQKIEAEYQKLIKTFPYEARYYMMFYQFLQETGKESEAIQLLEDQLLPMKPNDLFAILELTKYYQKKDNTAKVQYYVQKIISNNQVEVEHKVEFVGSLLPYYQKDKSIKEQVDKISAQIFADNAAHPYALALRGDLCALNNQPDSARYYYRKALEQEEFNVHLWEQLLNQDLEDSQWEALKTDSEGALERFPTLQIFLYYNGIANFRLHNYAPAIAALEKVLKIGSPDPAFLVQVLSILGDTYHYAQQYAKSDEIFEKILRLDPDNTFALNNYAYYLSVRKERLPKALEMIERVIRLSPDNASYQDTYGWVLFQMEKYGEARRWIEKAYRASQSGEVTEHLGDVLYKLGNKQEALDMWKEAKNKGQQSPELDKKIQTGIL; the protein is encoded by the coding sequence GTGCTACGATTACATATCTGGATTTTATTAGGCTGTATAAGTATCTCGTGCATTACTTATGCCCAAAAAAGCCGCAAAAATAAATCGGCAAATCAATCAGTTAAAGAATCTTCAGCTTCTAATTCCGGTAAGTTTAATGCTCTTTTTTTTGATGCCGTTCTAAAATATCAACAGCAAAAATTGCCCGAATCTGCCCAATTATTTCGTGAAGCCCTCAAAGTAAACCCAAAATCGGCTGTTTCATGTTATCATTTAGCAAAAATATATCAAGAGCAGCAAAACTTAACGGAAGCATTAGGCTATGCCAAAAAAGCCATAGACCTTGATCCAAAACAATATTGGTATCACCAAACGGCAGCAGAAATTTACGGGGCTTTATTCAAATACAGCGAAGGTGCCAAATTATTAGAAAAGTCTGTTCAACTTTTTCCCGACCAACTAAACATCCGGTTTCTATTAGCCGAATTTTATCTACGTCTCGAAAAATATGACTTAGCATTAGACCAGTTTGATGCCATTGAAAAACAAGTAGGCTTTTTTGAAGAACTTTTTGCCCAACGTATCGCTATTTACCAAATCGCTAACCAAACACAAAAAATCGAAGCAGAATATCAAAAATTGATAAAAACATTTCCGTATGAAGCGCGTTATTACATGATGTTTTATCAATTTTTGCAAGAAACGGGCAAAGAATCAGAGGCTATTCAGTTGTTAGAAGACCAGCTACTACCCATGAAACCCAATGACTTGTTTGCTATTTTAGAACTAACAAAATACTACCAAAAAAAAGATAATACCGCAAAAGTTCAGTACTACGTCCAAAAAATCATTTCCAACAACCAAGTAGAAGTTGAGCATAAAGTTGAATTTGTAGGAAGTTTACTCCCTTATTACCAGAAAGATAAATCTATAAAAGAGCAAGTTGATAAGATTTCTGCTCAGATTTTTGCTGATAATGCTGCACATCCTTATGCATTAGCCTTGCGTGGAGATTTATGCGCCCTAAACAACCAACCGGATTCTGCCAGATATTATTACCGAAAAGCCTTAGAACAAGAAGAGTTTAACGTTCATCTATGGGAGCAATTACTCAATCAGGATTTAGAGGATAGCCAATGGGAAGCCTTAAAAACCGATAGTGAAGGTGCCTTAGAGCGATTTCCCACGCTGCAAATATTTTTGTATTACAATGGAATAGCTAATTTTAGACTACATAACTATGCGCCAGCTATTGCTGCCTTAGAAAAAGTGCTGAAAATCGGCTCACCTGACCCCGCCTTTTTGGTTCAAGTACTTTCTATTTTGGGAGATACTTACCACTATGCCCAGCAATATGCTAAATCAGATGAAATATTTGAGAAAATATTACGCTTAGACCCGGACAATACATTTGCTTTAAATAACTATGCATACTACCTATCCGTCCGTAAAGAACGTTTACCCAAAGCCTTAGAAATGATTGAGCGCGTAATTCGGCTAAGCCCGGATAACGCCTCTTACCAAGATACCTATGGCTGGGTTCTATTTCAGATGGAAAAATATGGTGAAGCCCGCCGATGGATAGAAAAAGCCTACCGCGCCTCCCAAAGCGGTGAAGTAACAGAACATCTGGGAGATGTACTCTATAAATTGGGAAACAAACAAGAAGCACTTGATATGTGGAAAGAGGCAAAAAACAAAGGGCAACAATCTCCCGAACTCGATAAAAAAATTCAAACCGGTATTTTGTAA
- a CDS encoding AAA family ATPase: MRILNLKFKNINSLSGENELDFTQSIFTNDGLFAITGKTGSGKTSILDAISLALYGKTPRVEITGNENAVMTKGEKDCYAEIIFEVNGKKWKSSWKQEVNRNGNLKPVNRLIADIEDKIIADQIRFCDTKIVEIVGLTFEQFTKVIMLAQGSFAAFLQADKNDKGELLEQITGTEIYGEISKSVFERNRTEKGKLDKISIELEAIKTLSAAETETLNTEIISFEIEKNQIDENLKQIDTAQKWLTDLANLKNQIYTAKEKLPELEEKNKTTQEILKNASDKLTAAKEEWKLQEPVFKQTRELDTKILSKKELLKPLENTLSELKKESKNTETELNTKIENHKQLETEITNKKNSLKQKQDTLQNLKNEFNSLLNGKEKTDLHTQKENIVTCGRTVKTIIDTLKATLQNKAVIVQYEQVISQNTNKIAALFTKIKAHKITAENQKRELNLLRENINLLNTIKSLDEHRKTLQDGKECPLCGSTEHPFATENIPELGNKETELKQQEQLNEQLLKQISNDEKLLAVAQKDCENAQLQIIKENEKLDDNRKSAQQTYNEVVTIGLIIPEITENESYLSQLELIRYEERAKYKEVANTLEKIEQLEKQIAQLRDDEIPTIISEIETKNTTFNTLKESIASLSTKFEELTKQQNNKLQEQQSIETDKQSLSAERKEIFAEKSVDDEENHLKNLIDKLESAKTNAEKKTLETNTELEKYIAIIAEKERELAEKQAQKSTDKTKEELQTMFNENRIKADDFLQKIGSNQQKLKTNAENVTFNEAKRKEQEQQQAVCSKWAKLNELIGSGDGKKYRNFAQTLTFEHLVSLSNKQLQKMSDRYTLKRIGESSNPFELSVMDKFQNNEERTAQNLSGGEKFIVSLSLALGLANMASKNMRINTLFIDEGFGTLDSDYLDVALNALSNLQSEGKIIGVISHLTELKERIATHIEVTPSGNGYSKIQITN, from the coding sequence TGGAAACAAGAAGTAAATAGAAACGGAAATTTAAAACCCGTAAACCGGCTAATAGCTGATATTGAAGATAAAATCATCGCCGACCAAATACGTTTCTGTGATACCAAAATTGTTGAAATTGTGGGACTTACCTTTGAGCAATTTACCAAAGTAATTATGCTGGCGCAAGGCAGTTTCGCAGCCTTTTTGCAAGCTGATAAAAACGACAAAGGTGAACTCTTAGAGCAAATAACAGGAACTGAAATCTATGGAGAAATCTCAAAAAGCGTTTTTGAACGAAATAGAACAGAAAAAGGAAAATTAGATAAGATTTCAATAGAACTGGAAGCAATAAAAACGCTTTCAGCAGCAGAAACCGAAACCCTTAATACAGAAATCATCAGCTTTGAAATAGAAAAAAATCAAATTGATGAAAATTTAAAACAGATTGACACAGCTCAAAAATGGCTTACTGATTTAGCCAATTTAAAAAATCAAATTTATACAGCAAAAGAAAAACTGCCGGAATTGGAAGAAAAAAACAAAACAACACAAGAGATTTTAAAAAACGCAAGCGATAAACTAACTGCGGCAAAAGAAGAATGGAAACTGCAAGAACCGGTGTTCAAACAAACCAGGGAGCTGGATACCAAAATTTTATCTAAAAAAGAACTGCTAAAACCTCTTGAAAACACCCTTTCTGAATTGAAAAAAGAATCTAAAAACACTGAAACAGAACTAAATACAAAAATAGAAAACCACAAACAATTAGAAACAGAAATAACAAATAAAAAAAACAGCTTAAAGCAAAAACAAGATACACTCCAAAACCTGAAAAATGAGTTTAACAGCCTTTTGAACGGAAAAGAAAAAACAGACCTACACACCCAAAAAGAAAATATCGTTACCTGCGGAAGAACCGTAAAAACCATCATTGATACACTTAAAGCTACATTACAGAATAAAGCAGTAATTGTTCAGTATGAGCAAGTTATTTCCCAAAATACAAACAAGATAGCAGCACTTTTCACAAAAATCAAAGCACATAAAATAACTGCCGAAAACCAAAAACGAGAACTCAATCTTTTAAGAGAAAACATTAACTTATTGAACACCATTAAAAGCTTAGATGAGCACAGAAAAACGCTTCAAGACGGCAAAGAATGCCCACTTTGCGGCTCAACAGAGCATCCTTTTGCAACAGAAAATATCCCTGAATTGGGAAATAAAGAAACCGAACTAAAACAGCAAGAACAATTAAATGAACAACTTCTAAAACAAATTTCTAATGATGAAAAACTATTGGCAGTAGCCCAAAAAGACTGCGAAAACGCACAACTACAAATAATTAAAGAAAATGAAAAATTAGACGATAACAGAAAATCAGCGCAACAAACTTATAATGAAGTAGTAACCATCGGGCTAATCATCCCTGAAATTACAGAAAACGAAAGCTATCTAAGTCAATTGGAATTGATTAGGTATGAAGAACGAGCAAAATACAAAGAAGTAGCCAACACACTTGAAAAAATTGAACAACTTGAAAAACAAATTGCCCAGTTAAGAGATGATGAAATCCCTACAATCATTTCAGAAATTGAAACTAAAAACACAACCTTCAATACCCTCAAAGAAAGTATAGCATCGCTATCAACAAAATTTGAAGAATTAACCAAACAGCAAAATAATAAGCTACAAGAGCAACAAAGTATCGAAACTGATAAACAAAGTTTATCGGCAGAACGTAAAGAAATCTTTGCCGAAAAATCCGTTGATGATGAAGAAAATCACTTAAAAAATTTAATAGACAAATTAGAATCAGCAAAAACTAATGCCGAAAAAAAGACCTTAGAAACCAATACAGAACTTGAAAAGTACATTGCTATTATTGCTGAAAAAGAAAGAGAACTTGCTGAAAAACAAGCACAAAAGAGTACTGATAAAACAAAAGAAGAACTCCAAACCATGTTTAACGAAAATAGAATTAAAGCAGATGATTTTTTACAAAAGATTGGATCTAATCAGCAAAAACTAAAAACTAATGCCGAAAACGTAACGTTTAATGAAGCAAAACGCAAAGAACAAGAACAGCAGCAAGCTGTTTGTAGCAAATGGGCAAAACTAAATGAACTTATCGGCTCCGGAGACGGCAAAAAGTACCGCAACTTTGCCCAAACGCTAACTTTTGAACATTTAGTCAGCCTATCAAACAAGCAGTTACAAAAAATGTCTGACCGTTATACCCTGAAACGTATAGGCGAGTCTTCCAATCCCTTTGAGTTATCTGTAATGGATAAATTTCAAAATAACGAAGAACGAACGGCACAGAATCTTTCCGGCGGCGAAAAATTTATAGTGTCGCTTTCTCTTGCACTTGGTTTGGCAAATATGGCAAGCAAAAATATGCGCATAAATACCTTGTTTATTGATGAAGGCTTTGGCACATTAGATTCTGATTACCTTGATGTAGCATTAAACGCTTTGTCAAATTTACAAAGTGAAGGGAAAATAATAGGTGTAATTTCCCACCTGACAGAACTCAAAGAGCGAATTGCAACACATATTGAAGTTACGCCAAGCGGTAACGGGTATTCAAAAATCCAAATAACCAATTAA